A segment of the Campylobacter concisus genome:
AAATCAATTTTTTAAAGGATTTATATGAAAAAATTTTTGTTTCCAGCAGTTTTAAGTTTAGCTGCAGCTGTCACTCTAAACGCAGCAGTAGTTGCAACAGTTGATGGAGATGCTATAAACGATAGCGATATCTCAGCACTTTTATCAGCGGCTATGCCAGGTTTTGACGCTAGCAAGCTTCAACCAAATGAGAAAAAACGTATAATCGACGATCTAATCAATAGAAAACTTCTTTTAAAAGACGCAAAAGCGACAGGCATTGAAAAAGATGTTGATTACATCAAGGCTGTAAAAGCTGCACAAGAAGGCATCGCAGTTGAGCTTTATATGAGAAAACTATTTGACGGTATAAAGGTAAGCGATAGCGATTTAAGAGATTTTTACAACAAAAACAAAGCTAGCATGAACCAACCAGCTCAAGCAAGAGCAAGACATATCTTAGTTGAAGATGAAAAGACAGCAAATGACATCATCGCTCAACTTAAAAATTTAAAAGGCGAGGCTCTAACTAAGAAATTTGCAGAGCTAGCAAGCCAAAAATCAATCGACAAAGGCTCAGCAGCACACGGCGGCGAGCTTGGCTGGTTTGGTCAAAGCCAAATGGTAAAACCTTTTGCAGACGCAGCATTTTCAATGGCTAATGGCACAGTTTCAACTAAGCCAGTTAAAACTCAGTTTGGTTACCACGTTATCTTAAAAGAAGATGGCAAAGCTGCTGGCACTGTAAGCTTTGAACAAGCAAAACCAGAGATCGAGCAAGCTGTAAAAATGGAGAAATTTCAAGCTGCTGTTAGACAAAAAAGTGAAGCTCTACGCCAAAAAGCAAAGATAGAATACAAATAAAATTTGGAGGATAAAATGGGCGTTTTAGATATCGTAAAACCTAGTGTTTTAAGCGGAGATGATGTAACAAAACTTTATGCTTATGCCAAAGAGCAAGGTTTTGCAATACCTGCTGTAAATGTCGTAGGCAGCGACTCAGTAAATGCTGTTTTAGAAGCGGCAAAGGTTGCTAACTCGCCTGTTATCGTTCAGTTTAGTAATGGCGGTGCAGGTTTTTACGCTGGTAAAGCCTGCGAAAATGCAGCCGTTCTTGGTGCGATCGCTGGCGCAAAGCATGTTCATCTGCTTGCTAAGGCTTACGGCGTGCCAGTCATTTTACACACTGACCACGCTGCTAGAAAGCTTTTGCCTTGGATAGATGAGCTAGTAAAAGCAAGCCATGAGTATAAAAAAACTCACGGAGTGCCACTTTTTAGCTCTCACATGCTTGATCTTAGCGAAGAGAATATCAACGAAAATTTAAGCACATGCGAGAAGTATCTAAAAGAGCTTAGCGAGCTTGGCATCAGCCTAGAGATCGAGCTTGGCGTCACTGGTGGCGAAGAAGATGGCGTAGATAACACAAGCGTTGATAACGCACTTCTTTACACCCAGCCAGAGGACGTCGCGCTTGCTTATGAAAGACTAAGCAAGATAAGCGATAAATTTAGCATCGCGGCTAGTTTTGGCAACGTTCATGGTGTCTATAAACCAGGCAATGTCGTGCTAAGACCAGAAATTCTTAAAAACTCACAAGCCTATGTTGCTAAGAAATTTAACACAAAAAGCGACAAGCCAGTAAATTTTGTATTTCATGGTGGTAGTGGCAGCGAGCTAAAAGATATTAAAAATGCTGTTAGCTACGGCGTTATCAAGATGAACATTGACACCGATACTCAGTGGGCTTTCTGGGATGGCGTGCGCGAGTATGAGGCCAAAAATAGAGCATACTTGCAAGGTCAGATCGGCAACCCAGAGGGCGAAGATAAGCCAAATAAAAAATACTACGACCCAAGGAAATGGCTAAGAAGTGGCGAGGAGAGCATGGTTAAGCGTCTTCAGACTGCTTTTAGCGACTTAAACTGCCTAAATAGGAACTAATCCTATGCAAAATCAAAATGATTTTAGTGAGCTAAGCGTGCCAAAAGAGCGCCAAGCTCACTCTTTCTTTGTCTTTTTTAAAGTTATCTTTATCCCTTTAGCTATCTACATCTTGGCGATACTAGCGTATCTTGGTGTTATAAATTTTCAGATGAAGCTTCACACCATCGTGATGATGGGCGTTATACTCTTTGTAGCTTTTATATTTTCACGCCACAGCGCCTTGGTAGCTTACTCAAATTTCTTAGCAAATGCTAAAGAGTACAAGATAAGGCTAAAAGAATTTATCATCGCTCATCTCTTTGAAATTTCAGGCGTCAAAAAGGCAAACGCTAAATTTGAAGATTTTTTCGAGAGCTATACAAGAAATTTTAGAAATGACAACCTAGCAAACATCGGCCAAGCAGTCTTTCCTATGCTTGGAATTTTGGGCACATTTATCAGTATCGCTATCTCCATGCCAAGCTTTAGCTCAAGCACTGCAAACGGACTTGAAAAAGAGATCGCTATACTACTAAACGGCGTGGCTACGGCGTTTTATGTATCGATTTACGGCATATTTTTAGCGCTTTGGTGGATGTTTTTTGAAAAGATCGGCATTAGTAAATTTGAGAGATTTTACAGCGAGCAAAAAGAGCTAAGCCGTGAGTTTTTCTGGCAGGAAAATGAGCTAAATGCAAATTTCATGAAAGCAAGTGTGGGCTACTTTAAAGATAGTCACGACGCCTTTAAAATGGTGCTTGATGATAAATTTGTAAAAGAGCTAAGCGAGCAGACAAATGAGAAATTTAATAGCCTAAAAGAGCTTTGTGAGGTTGAAAAAAATATCATCAATCAAAGCAAGGCAGAACTTAGTGCAAGTTTAAAAATGCTAAATGAATCTGGACTAAAACAAGATGAATTTGTAAAAATCCACTCTGATATATTAAAGGCAGTTGGCGCGTTTTCTAATGCCTTTAAAGATATGGAGGTTAAAATTTTAACCGAGCATGCAAAGCTTGGCGAAATTTTTAGTAGAAATTTAAATGCCACAAAAGAGAGCCAGCTTAAATTTGAGCAGACTATCAAGAGTTTTGATGCCATTTTAAAAGAATTTTCTCTCTCTTTGATGAAAGAGCAAAACGAGGCATTAAAGGCATTTAGAACCTCACTCGTGGAGAGTGCGACAATATTTAAGGCAGCGTATGAGCAAGAGGGCAGGAGCTTGGAGCGTGAAAAAGAGCGCGAGAGCCTTATCGCTGAGCTTAAGAAGAACATAGACGAGATCGATAAAGAAGCAAATTCTGTAATAGAAAAAATCGAAAATCTAGTGCAATGAAAATAGACAAAAATAACCAAGATCAATCGAGCTTTTGGGTTTCGTACGCGGACTTGATGGCTGGTCTGCTCTTTGTTTTTATGCTGCTAATCGGCGCTGTCGTCGTAAAATACGTCCTAACTCAAAACACTCTTGAAAATAAAGAGCAAGCCATCATCACAGCACTAGCAAATTTAAAAGACGCTCAGGGCAAGAATTTCACCCTCGAAGAGCTAAATGACGCCCTAAAAAGCGAGCTTTCAAAGATAAGCGACGAAAACATAAATTTAAAAAAATCAAATGAAATTTTTGTCATCCAAATAGATGCCCTAAAAGAAAAACTGGCCCAGCTTATAGAGCAAAACAAGGACGCAAATGCGAGCATAAAAGAGCTAAATGCCAGCATTTTTGATCTAAATCAAAAGATGATCGTGCTAAATGATGAAATTTCATCAAAAGATAGAGCGCTTAGCGACGCAAACGAAAGCAGTGAGAAAAATTTAGCCAAGATCGCATTTTTGCTCGAGCAAGTAAGCCAAAGAGAGGCTAGATATGACGAGCTTTTAAGGGATCTAAACGTCACTCGTGACAGGGTAAAAAATTTAACCGGTATCAGAGTAAAAGTGATCTCAGCCCTAAAGGATAGGCTGGGATCTAGCATCGAGATCGATCCAAACTCAGGCGCGCTAAAGCTTAGCTCCTCAGTACTTTTTGATAAAGGTAGTGCAGTCTTAAAAGAAGAGGTCAAAGAGGAGTTAAAGGCCACGCTTAGTAAATATTTCGACGTACTTTTAAATGATAAGGATATCGCGTCAAATATTGATCAAATCATAATCGAAGGCTTTACAGATAGCGATGGAAACTATATTTATAACTTAGAGCTTTCGCAAAAAAGAGCATACGCGGTGATGGAGTTTATAAACTCATTTGATGGCGATACTCGCCTTAGAAAGCTGCTTGTTGCAAGCGGACGAAGCTATAATGAGCTAGTTTTTAAAGACGGAGCCGAGGACAAGGATGCTTCAAGACGCATAGAGATCAAATTTTCACTCTCAAATAAAGAGGCTATCAACGAGATAGAGAAATTTTTGGAGTTTAAGGGTGATTGATAAAATTTGCTTAAGAGGACGAGAATTTTGGCTTTTAAGGGACGATCTGTTAGGCGAGTTTAACGGCAACAAAGCAAGAAAGCTAGAATATTTTTTTAAGGCCGATCTTAGCGGCATCAAAGCCATCGTATCTCACGGCTCAAGCCAGTCAAATGCGATGTATAGCCTAAGTCTTTTTGCCAAGCTAAAGGGGCTTAAATTTTACTACGTCGTCTCTCATCTAAGCTCAAATTTAAAGCAAGATCCGGTTGGAAATTTCAAATTTGCACTTGAAAATGGTATGGAAATTTTTATAAAAGATGAGCGTGAGAAATTTGCTAAAGATCTAGCTAGAAGCCAAAATGCACTTTTTATAAACGAGGGCGTGGCACAAAGTGAGGCTGAGCTTGGCTTTATCACGCAGACAAATGAGATAAATGAGTGGAGCAAAAAAAGCGGCATAAGGCCTGATATATTTTTGCCATCTGGCACAGGCACTAGTGCATGCTATCTGGCAAAGCATACCGATCTTAGGGTTTTTACAACTCCTTGCGTGGGAGACAGCGACTATCTAAAAAAGCAAATTTATGAGCTAGACAAAAATAGCAAGGTGCAAATTTTAAATCCCCCAAAGAAGTATCATTTTGGGAATTTATACCCAGAGCTTTATGAAATTTGGCTAGAGGTTTGCAAAAGCGGCGTGGAATTTGACCTAGTGTATGACCCTGTTGGCTTTATCACTCTTTTTACAAATTTAGATAGGCTTGGAGCTGAAATTTTATATATCCACCAGGGCGGAATTTTAGGTAACATTACACAAAGACAAAGATACGAGAGAAAATTAAAATTAAAGGAGCATAAATGAAATTTTTTCATAGTAGTGACGCTGATTTTGAGAGTAAATTTTTACAGCTTGTTAAACGAAGTGATAATGACATGAGTGCTGTAATGCCGGTGGTTGCTGGAATAATAGATGAGATAAGAAAAGATGGCGATAGTGCACTTTTTGCACAGATAGCTAAATTTGATAAATTTAACGTTACAAGTAAAAGCGACATAATAATCGACGTTAAAGAGATGGAGGCCGCCTATAATTCGCTAGATAATGCTTTGAGAGTAGCTTTAAATTTAGCTCACGATAGGATAAAAAGCTATCATGAGCGAACAAAGCCAAATGACTGGACATATAAAGATGAGCATGATATCTTGCTAGGTGCAAAATACACAGCGGTTGACCGTGCTGGCCTTTATATCCCAGGTGGTAAGGCGGCATATCCTAGCTCGCTTCTTATGAATGCGATCCCAGCGATCGTAGCTGGCGTAAAAGAGATTGTAGTGTGCACTCCAGCGCCAAATGGCAAGGTAAATACCTTGCTTCTTGCGGCAATGCACCTTTGTGGTATAAAGACAGCCTTTAAAATAGGCGGCGCAAGTGCGATCGCAGCGATGGCATACGGAACTGAAACGGTGCCAAAAGTAGATGTCATCACAGGGCCTGGCAACATCTACGTAGCGACTGCTAAAAAGCTAGTTTATGGTGACGTAAATATCGATATGATCGCAGGTCCAAGCGAGATAGGCGTCATCGCTGATGATAGTGCCGATCCTCGACATATAGCTATCGATATGCTCTCTCAAGCCGAGCATGACGAGATAGCAAGTACCTTTTTGATAACGCCAGTAGAAGCTTTCGCAAGGGCAGTACAAAGACACATCGAAGATGAGCTAAAGACACTAAAACGTGAACCAATCGCAAGTGCAAGCATAAGAAATAAAGCTGCAATAATAGTGGCAAAAGATTTAAAAGAGTGTTTTACTCTCATGAATGAGCTTGCTGTTGAGCACCTAGAGATCGCTACAAACGATGCTTTGAGCTATATCGATGATGTGACTCATGCGGGCGCTATATTTTTTGGACACTTTACGCCTGAAGCGATGGGAGATTATATCGCTGGACCAAATCACACATTGCCAACTGGCGGAAGTGCGAGATTTTACTCGCCGCTTGGAGTTGAAAATTTCATGAAGCGAAGCTCGATCATTTCGGTGAGTAGAAAAGGTATCATGCATCTTGGCAAATCATGCATGCAGCTAGCTGAAGCTGAAGGACTAACTGCTCATAAAAAATCAGTCGCAGTGAGGCTAGAAGAGTAAAAAATGGATTTTATAGAGATTTTGCAACTTTTTATAGAATTTATAGTAGAATTCATAGCGAATTATTAAAAAGGAGTTGTTATGAAGTTAGGAACTTATACTGTAAACCAGGCTTCAGGAAACTATTATTTAGATCAAGCAAAAAATAGCGAAAAGAAAGCACTAAATGCTATCTCTGCAAACAGCGAGATCAAAGCTTCAGGTGCAAATTTGCAAATCGCAGAGAGTTTGCTTTCGCAAACAAATGTCTTGAACGAAGGTTTGGCAAATGCAAACGATATGATCGGCATGCTTCAAATCGCTGATTCAACGCTTTTAAATTTAAGTAAAAGCACAGATAGAATAGGCGAGCTTTCAAGTAAGCTTACAAATCCTACTCTCTCAGCAAATGAACAAAAAGGCATAAAGGGCGAAATCAACGCACTAAGAAATGCTATGAATGATAGCGTAAAAGAAGCTAAATTTAACGGCAAAAATGTATTTGATGCTGAGCTTGGATTTTTTACAGGTGAGAGTACAAAAAATATAAATTTGGGCACAAATGCTCTTTTAAATGTAAAAGATGACGGCTCAAATACAGGTGAAATTTTAAAAAATATAAATTCACTTCGCTCAGAGATCGGATCAACACAAAATGCTGTATTTAGAGGTATAAATGCTCTAGCCGCAAGAAGCGTGGCAAATGCTAATAGTGTAGAGAACCTTGATAGCAGCGATATCGCAAAGAGCTTGGAAGAAAATTTACAAGCAAATTTAAAGCTACATGCCACGAGCTTAGCTAAAGCTCACGATACTACGAGTTTAGCTGCAAAACTAGATAAACTTCTAGCTGAATAAATTTTTACCGGTCTTGCACCGGTAAAATACTTTTTATCTAATTTTATTCTTTAAAAAAATATTAGGTTCTTTGTATTTTTATTTTTAGGCCGATCTAATGGCTAAATGAGGGCTGAATCCAGCCTTTCAATAATAAAATCAATGTAGATTGTTAGTGAAATTTGTTACTAAAAAAATTTTAAATTTTATAAAGCTAAAAAGAAAGTCTTAAGGAAAATATCCAAAAGAAAAGGGCTTTTAGCCCTCAATGTAGTTTTTAAGTTTTCTACCAACTTTTGGGTGTTTTAGTTTTTTGATAGCTGAGCTTTCTATCTGGCGGACGCGTTCACGAGTGACGTTTAGCGCCTTGCCTATCTCTTCAAGTGTGCGGTCGCTCTCATCCTCAAGCAAGCCAAATCTCATTGAGATGACAGCTTTCTCGCGCTCATTTAGCTGCGAAAGCACGTCATCGATTTGCTCTCTGAGATCACTTTTTAAAATTTGCTCAATTGGAGAAAGTGAACTTTTATCCTCGACAAAATCTCCAAATTTTCCGTCCTCTTCGTTTGCGATAGGAGCTTCAAGACTGATCGGCTCTTTTGTGATCTTGATAACTTGCTTTACCTTATCAACGCTTAGCCCAACCTCTTTTGCAATAATGCTTACATCAGGCTCTTTTCCCTCTTCTTGGAGGTATTTGCGGTTTATTTTGTTGATACGATTTATCGTCTCTATCATGTGGATAGGTATCCTAATCGTCCTTGCTTGATCGGCGATCGCACGCGAAATAGCCTGGCGGATCCACCATGTGGCGTAGGTTGAAAATTTATAACCTTTTCTGTATTCAAATTTATCAACCGCTTTCATAAGGCCGATGTTGCCCTCTTGGATGAGATCTAAAAACGGCAAGCCCCTGTTTGTATAGCGTTTTGCGATACTTACAACTAGACGGAGATTTGACTTAGCCATTCTGGCTTTTGCCTCGTCAGAAATTTTCTTTCCACGTTTGATCTGCTCTAAAATTTCTTTTAGCCTTGTTGGCTCAAGATCAAAGCCTTGCTTGCTCGCCTCTTTTGTAGTAAATAGTTTTTTGATCTCGACATAAGTTGAGACCATCGTAGCTTCTGGTACACGAGCTGCGATCTCTTCTTTACTAAGCTTGATGATATCTTTTAGTATGCTTTTGTGATTTTTCTTAAGCTCGTCGCTAAACATCGGTAAGCGATACTCCAAGCGTTTTAGCTCTCTGTCAAATTCATCGTCGCTTTTTAGTGCTGTCTCCATTGATTTTACGATCTCACTGATTAGCTTACTTGTTGGGCCAAGATCCATTAGCTTCTCTTTTAAAATTTTCTTTTTAAATGCAAGCGTCATCTTTGAGGCCGTGTCATCGCTTTCTACTTTATCTTGTTTATTTGCAGTCTTTAGCCACTCTTTTTTTGCCTTTTCAAGAGCCTTGAAACTCTCTATAACTTTTTCAGCACGTTTATCGTTTTTGGCTGATTTTTTAGGAGTTTCATTCTCTTCGTTGTCCTCATCTTCCTCGTCTATATCGTCTTCGCTATCTTCATTCTCTTCGTTT
Coding sequences within it:
- a CDS encoding peptidylprolyl isomerase gives rise to the protein MKKFLFPAVLSLAAAVTLNAAVVATVDGDAINDSDISALLSAAMPGFDASKLQPNEKKRIIDDLINRKLLLKDAKATGIEKDVDYIKAVKAAQEGIAVELYMRKLFDGIKVSDSDLRDFYNKNKASMNQPAQARARHILVEDEKTANDIIAQLKNLKGEALTKKFAELASQKSIDKGSAAHGGELGWFGQSQMVKPFADAAFSMANGTVSTKPVKTQFGYHVILKEDGKAAGTVSFEQAKPEIEQAVKMEKFQAAVRQKSEALRQKAKIEYK
- the fbaA gene encoding class II fructose-bisphosphate aldolase; protein product: MGVLDIVKPSVLSGDDVTKLYAYAKEQGFAIPAVNVVGSDSVNAVLEAAKVANSPVIVQFSNGGAGFYAGKACENAAVLGAIAGAKHVHLLAKAYGVPVILHTDHAARKLLPWIDELVKASHEYKKTHGVPLFSSHMLDLSEENINENLSTCEKYLKELSELGISLEIELGVTGGEEDGVDNTSVDNALLYTQPEDVALAYERLSKISDKFSIAASFGNVHGVYKPGNVVLRPEILKNSQAYVAKKFNTKSDKPVNFVFHGGSGSELKDIKNAVSYGVIKMNIDTDTQWAFWDGVREYEAKNRAYLQGQIGNPEGEDKPNKKYYDPRKWLRSGEESMVKRLQTAFSDLNCLNRN
- a CDS encoding MotA/TolQ/ExbB proton channel family protein; translated protein: MQNQNDFSELSVPKERQAHSFFVFFKVIFIPLAIYILAILAYLGVINFQMKLHTIVMMGVILFVAFIFSRHSALVAYSNFLANAKEYKIRLKEFIIAHLFEISGVKKANAKFEDFFESYTRNFRNDNLANIGQAVFPMLGILGTFISIAISMPSFSSSTANGLEKEIAILLNGVATAFYVSIYGIFLALWWMFFEKIGISKFERFYSEQKELSREFFWQENELNANFMKASVGYFKDSHDAFKMVLDDKFVKELSEQTNEKFNSLKELCEVEKNIINQSKAELSASLKMLNESGLKQDEFVKIHSDILKAVGAFSNAFKDMEVKILTEHAKLGEIFSRNLNATKESQLKFEQTIKSFDAILKEFSLSLMKEQNEALKAFRTSLVESATIFKAAYEQEGRSLEREKERESLIAELKKNIDEIDKEANSVIEKIENLVQ
- a CDS encoding OmpA family protein — translated: MKIDKNNQDQSSFWVSYADLMAGLLFVFMLLIGAVVVKYVLTQNTLENKEQAIITALANLKDAQGKNFTLEELNDALKSELSKISDENINLKKSNEIFVIQIDALKEKLAQLIEQNKDANASIKELNASIFDLNQKMIVLNDEISSKDRALSDANESSEKNLAKIAFLLEQVSQREARYDELLRDLNVTRDRVKNLTGIRVKVISALKDRLGSSIEIDPNSGALKLSSSVLFDKGSAVLKEEVKEELKATLSKYFDVLLNDKDIASNIDQIIIEGFTDSDGNYIYNLELSQKRAYAVMEFINSFDGDTRLRKLLVASGRSYNELVFKDGAEDKDASRRIEIKFSLSNKEAINEIEKFLEFKGD
- a CDS encoding pyridoxal-phosphate dependent enzyme, producing the protein MIDKICLRGREFWLLRDDLLGEFNGNKARKLEYFFKADLSGIKAIVSHGSSQSNAMYSLSLFAKLKGLKFYYVVSHLSSNLKQDPVGNFKFALENGMEIFIKDEREKFAKDLARSQNALFINEGVAQSEAELGFITQTNEINEWSKKSGIRPDIFLPSGTGTSACYLAKHTDLRVFTTPCVGDSDYLKKQIYELDKNSKVQILNPPKKYHFGNLYPELYEIWLEVCKSGVEFDLVYDPVGFITLFTNLDRLGAEILYIHQGGILGNITQRQRYERKLKLKEHK
- the hisD gene encoding histidinol dehydrogenase, coding for MKFFHSSDADFESKFLQLVKRSDNDMSAVMPVVAGIIDEIRKDGDSALFAQIAKFDKFNVTSKSDIIIDVKEMEAAYNSLDNALRVALNLAHDRIKSYHERTKPNDWTYKDEHDILLGAKYTAVDRAGLYIPGGKAAYPSSLLMNAIPAIVAGVKEIVVCTPAPNGKVNTLLLAAMHLCGIKTAFKIGGASAIAAMAYGTETVPKVDVITGPGNIYVATAKKLVYGDVNIDMIAGPSEIGVIADDSADPRHIAIDMLSQAEHDEIASTFLITPVEAFARAVQRHIEDELKTLKREPIASASIRNKAAIIVAKDLKECFTLMNELAVEHLEIATNDALSYIDDVTHAGAIFFGHFTPEAMGDYIAGPNHTLPTGGSARFYSPLGVENFMKRSSIISVSRKGIMHLGKSCMQLAEAEGLTAHKKSVAVRLEE
- a CDS encoding flagellin produces the protein MKLGTYTVNQASGNYYLDQAKNSEKKALNAISANSEIKASGANLQIAESLLSQTNVLNEGLANANDMIGMLQIADSTLLNLSKSTDRIGELSSKLTNPTLSANEQKGIKGEINALRNAMNDSVKEAKFNGKNVFDAELGFFTGESTKNINLGTNALLNVKDDGSNTGEILKNINSLRSEIGSTQNAVFRGINALAARSVANANSVENLDSSDIAKSLEENLQANLKLHATSLAKAHDTTSLAAKLDKLLAE
- the rpoD gene encoding RNA polymerase sigma factor RpoD, with the translated sequence MSAAKDSFSQIEELFAENAKGFLTYEKLVKLLDKAPTATIVKKIEQLAKTNKVQLITSAEAAKLRNLADAKKRQENAQKSDQDIDEDLDLSGESDLLEWSRSDSPVRMYLREMGQIALLTKDEEVEISKRIELGEDIIIDAFCSVPFLIDFILDYKEPLINRERRVKELFKSFEDESENEENEDSEDDIDEEDEDNEENETPKKSAKNDKRAEKVIESFKALEKAKKEWLKTANKQDKVESDDTASKMTLAFKKKILKEKLMDLGPTSKLISEIVKSMETALKSDDEFDRELKRLEYRLPMFSDELKKNHKSILKDIIKLSKEEIAARVPEATMVSTYVEIKKLFTTKEASKQGFDLEPTRLKEILEQIKRGKKISDEAKARMAKSNLRLVVSIAKRYTNRGLPFLDLIQEGNIGLMKAVDKFEYRKGYKFSTYATWWIRQAISRAIADQARTIRIPIHMIETINRINKINRKYLQEEGKEPDVSIIAKEVGLSVDKVKQVIKITKEPISLEAPIANEEDGKFGDFVEDKSSLSPIEQILKSDLREQIDDVLSQLNEREKAVISMRFGLLEDESDRTLEEIGKALNVTRERVRQIESSAIKKLKHPKVGRKLKNYIEG